In Rhodanobacteraceae bacterium, a single genomic region encodes these proteins:
- a CDS encoding DNA-deoxyinosine glycosylase, whose protein sequence is MAESLLHSFPPLVATGARLLILGSMPGAASLAAQQYYAHPRNAFWPILAAWCGVAADAPYSVRVDALARAGIALWDVLAQCRRPGSLDSAIDPLSAQPNAIGALLDAHPGIVRVCFNGGAAADLHGRHGLPGPPRVELVRLPSTSPAHAGMPLAEKLRRWHGALALG, encoded by the coding sequence ATGGCTGAGTCGCTGCTGCACAGCTTCCCACCGCTGGTCGCCACCGGCGCGCGCCTGCTGATCCTGGGCAGCATGCCGGGCGCCGCATCGCTCGCCGCGCAGCAGTATTACGCGCATCCGCGCAACGCCTTCTGGCCGATCCTCGCCGCCTGGTGCGGCGTCGCGGCGGATGCGCCCTACAGTGTCCGCGTCGATGCGCTGGCGCGCGCCGGCATCGCGCTGTGGGATGTGCTCGCGCAGTGCCGTCGGCCCGGCAGCCTGGACAGCGCCATCGACCCCCTCAGCGCGCAGCCGAATGCCATCGGCGCGCTGCTCGACGCGCACCCCGGGATCGTGCGCGTGTGCTTCAACGGCGGCGCCGCGGCGGATCTGCATGGGCGCCACGGGCTGCCGGGGCCGCCGCGGGTGGAACTGGTCAGGCTGCCGTCGACCAGCCCGGCACACGCGGGGATGCCGCTGGCGGAGAAATTGCGCCGGTGGCATGGGGCGCTGGCGCTGGGGTGA